A single genomic interval of Sceloporus undulatus isolate JIND9_A2432 ecotype Alabama chromosome 2, SceUnd_v1.1, whole genome shotgun sequence harbors:
- the POLR1E gene encoding DNA-directed RNA polymerase I subunit RPA49 produces the protein MEVYNAELFNMQPLVSDDVPDDDLSEYLAKSYREKVDLCIEAFGTNKQKKALSSRRTNAVSKEVLNKAVIKAAEDIIETKGTAALVSDAAEDKKSNISVVLPPCHEDAEKPEDVYKFEDLISPAEYEALQAPAAAFINITAEDILKMTEEKSRCSFVLNELKSMPVNEKSRDHKARCLWFLDTLVKMNSQRMVKKKNGLGPECPDVISNKLVRTFTVLSYGGGR, from the exons ATGGAagtctacaatgcagaattattCAACATGCAGCCCTTGGTTTCAG atgatGTACCAGATGATGATCTATCAGAATATTTGGCTAAATCCTACAGAGAGAAG GTCGATCTCTGTATTGAAGCCTTTGGAACCAACAAGCAGAAAAAAGCTCTCAGCTCTCGGAGAACGAATGCAGTCAGCAAGGAGGTCCTAAATAAAGCAGTGATCAAAGCAGCAGAAGATATTATAGAGACAAAGGGCACGGCTG ctttggtcagTGATGCAGCAGAAGATAAGAAGTCAAATATTTCTGTGGTCCTTCCTCCATGCCATGAAGATGCAGAGAAACCAGAAGATGTTTACAAATTTGAAGACC TTATTTCACCTGCTGAATACGAAGCACTACAAGCTCCAGCTGCAGCATTCATAAACATCACAGCAGAAGACATCCTTAAAATGACAGAAGAGAAAAG CCGCTGCTCCTTTGTCTTGAATGAACTTAAATCGATGCCTGTGAATGAGAAGAGTCGCGACCATAAAGCCCGATGTCTCTGGTTCCTAGATACTCTTGTCAAGATGAACTCACAACGTATGGTGAAAAAGAAAA ATGGTTTGGGACCTGAGTGTCCAGATGTCATCAGCAACAAGCTTGTGAGAACTTTCACAGTGCTGTCCTATGGCGGTGGCAGgtag